The following proteins come from a genomic window of Nostoc sp. TCL26-01:
- a CDS encoding HlyD family efflux transporter periplasmic adaptor subunit — translation MSRVTETPRSREQQLDLEQPKIWWGLAVALPVAVAAGLLATAKFEQLRKLGPSVPVKPVANTISAVGRLEPQGEVIKLSAPVGGVQSASRVKQLFVKEGERVRNGQIIAILDNHDTQLAAVEEAKAKLLESRANLAQVRVGSPRDIQAQTAVIARLQAQLIGEREGQQAGIARIAAQLSAEKIAQQATVNRLEAELIGQQDSLRATLNRIRAEQRNAQVDAGRYDFLYREGAISQQERDRRRLSAVTANQQVIESQAALRQALATLRQQVAEARANQIKTLSSLQQQLIEARVNRDKTVNTLQRQIDEEKARLKRLVEVSPTDVQIAQAQVSNAIANVRQAEAQLKLSYVQAPSAGEILKIYTKSGEAISSNGIAEMGQTDQMIVIAEVPEDSIGRVRIGQNVTVGSDNGAFSGDLRGTVSEIGRKIGKKDVLNTDPAADIDARVVEVKITLTPEDSQRVSGLTYAKVVVEINN, via the coding sequence ATGTCAAGGGTGACTGAAACACCGAGATCAAGAGAACAACAACTTGATCTAGAACAACCTAAGATTTGGTGGGGTCTTGCTGTAGCCCTACCAGTAGCAGTTGCTGCGGGATTACTCGCTACAGCTAAATTTGAGCAGCTAAGAAAGTTAGGCCCTTCTGTACCAGTGAAACCAGTTGCGAATACGATTAGTGCCGTAGGACGTTTGGAACCTCAAGGAGAAGTGATTAAACTTTCGGCTCCGGTGGGGGGAGTGCAATCAGCGTCACGAGTGAAACAACTTTTTGTCAAGGAAGGGGAACGTGTCAGGAATGGTCAAATTATTGCCATTCTGGATAACCATGACACTCAATTAGCAGCTGTGGAAGAAGCAAAAGCCAAACTGCTAGAATCTCGTGCGAATTTAGCGCAAGTCAGAGTCGGTTCACCTAGAGATATTCAAGCTCAAACAGCCGTGATTGCTCGGTTGCAAGCTCAGTTAATCGGGGAACGCGAGGGACAGCAAGCAGGCATTGCTCGTATTGCGGCGCAATTGAGTGCAGAAAAAATCGCTCAACAAGCAACGGTGAACCGTCTAGAGGCTGAACTCATTGGGCAACAAGATAGTTTAAGAGCCACCTTGAACCGCATCCGCGCCGAGCAACGTAATGCCCAAGTCGATGCTGGACGCTATGACTTTTTGTACCGAGAAGGAGCAATTTCTCAGCAAGAACGGGACAGAAGGCGATTGAGTGCGGTGACTGCGAATCAGCAGGTAATCGAGAGCCAAGCGGCTTTAAGACAAGCCCTAGCCACCCTGCGACAACAAGTAGCTGAGGCTAGAGCAAATCAAATTAAAACTTTATCGAGTTTGCAACAACAGCTGATTGAAGCTAGAGTCAACCGCGACAAAACCGTCAACACGTTACAAAGACAAATTGACGAAGAAAAAGCCCGACTCAAGAGACTGGTGGAAGTTAGTCCGACTGATGTGCAGATAGCTCAGGCTCAAGTCAGTAATGCGATCGCTAATGTCAGACAAGCTGAAGCACAATTAAAATTAAGCTATGTGCAAGCACCCTCAGCCGGAGAGATTTTAAAAATTTATACCAAGTCAGGGGAAGCCATCAGCTCAAATGGGATTGCGGAAATGGGACAAACCGACCAAATGATTGTGATTGCGGAAGTTCCCGAAGATAGCATTGGGCGAGTGCGGATAGGTCAAAATGTGACTGTTGGTAGCGATAACGGAGCCTTTAGCGGCGACTTAAGAGGAACAGTCAGCGAAATTGGTAGAAAAATTGGCAAAAAAGATGTGTTAAACACAGATCCAGCCGCCGATATTGATGCCAGAGTTGTAGAAGTGAAAATTACTTTAACACCAGAAGATAGTCAAAGAGTTTCTGGTTTAACCTACGCCAAAGTAGTAGTTGAAATTAATAATTGA
- a CDS encoding ATP-binding protein has translation MKIDVASPNINVISLKEAPIHLSSQVQPHGVLLVLEEPELKILQVSNNTWDVFEINAENILQKKLEDLLDSFQIERIKAGLSSGNLEFINPTKLWVRKQGDDYVVFDAVFHRNPEGFLILELEPAITQENIPFLSFYHLAKASISQLQASANLRDFCQVIVQEVRKVTGFDRVMLYKFDDDGHGSVIAEEKLDNLEPYLGLHYPESDIPKPARKLFTSNAIRIIPNAHAQAVQMLPAYNPISDRPIDLTNSILRSAAPCHLEYLHNMGVGASLTISLIKDQKLWGLIACHHQSPKLVSYELRKACEFLGRVIFAEISAREETEDYDYRMNLTHIQSLLVEYMSQEENFIDGLVKHQPNLLDLTSAQGAAVCFGDNFTLIGETPKEEDLVFLVQWLKNNVEEEVFYTDSLAQLYPDAERYKNVASGLLAIPISRRNYVLWFRPEVIQTVNWGGDPHKAFEVNQSEGNVRLCPRKSFELWKETVRLTSLSWRYVEIRAALELRKAIVNIVLRQADELAQLAQDLERSNAELKKFAYVASHDLQEPLNQVANYVQLLEMRYQNELDEDANEFITYAVEGVSLMQTLIDDVLAYSKVDTQAIAFQLTEVETALEKALSNLRQKIAETGATVTHDPLPTVMAGSTQLMQLFQNLIANAIKFRSEQPPQIHVGAERLEDEWLFSVQDNGIGIDPQFSDRIFVIFQRLHTRDEYAGTGMGLAICKKIIECHRGRIWVESQLGQGATFYFTIPVGGRERERRNGRKTQNNLFSGR, from the coding sequence ATGAAAATTGATGTAGCATCACCCAACATTAATGTAATTAGTTTAAAAGAAGCACCAATTCATCTTTCCAGTCAGGTGCAACCCCACGGAGTACTATTGGTTTTAGAAGAACCTGAGCTAAAAATATTACAAGTTAGCAATAATACTTGGGATGTTTTTGAGATTAATGCAGAAAATATCTTACAGAAAAAGTTAGAAGACTTACTAGATTCTTTTCAAATTGAGAGAATTAAAGCAGGTTTATCATCAGGAAATTTAGAATTTATCAATCCTACTAAACTTTGGGTGCGGAAACAGGGTGATGATTACGTAGTATTTGATGCGGTTTTCCACCGGAATCCAGAAGGATTCTTGATTTTAGAATTAGAACCGGCAATTACTCAAGAAAATATCCCCTTTTTAAGCTTTTATCATCTGGCAAAAGCTTCCATTAGTCAGTTACAAGCATCAGCCAATTTACGAGATTTTTGCCAAGTAATTGTTCAGGAAGTGCGGAAAGTTACTGGTTTTGACCGAGTGATGTTATATAAATTTGATGACGATGGACATGGTTCAGTCATCGCTGAAGAAAAACTGGATAACTTAGAACCATATTTAGGACTGCACTATCCAGAATCAGACATCCCCAAACCAGCGAGAAAATTATTTACTTCTAATGCCATCCGGATTATTCCCAATGCTCATGCCCAAGCTGTCCAGATGTTACCAGCATATAATCCGATCAGCGATCGCCCCATCGATTTAACTAACTCAATTCTCAGAAGTGCTGCCCCCTGTCATTTAGAATACTTACACAACATGGGGGTGGGCGCGTCTTTGACCATTTCTTTAATCAAAGACCAAAAACTCTGGGGATTAATCGCTTGTCACCATCAATCACCAAAATTAGTTTCCTATGAATTACGCAAAGCCTGCGAATTTTTAGGAAGAGTCATATTTGCGGAAATTTCTGCCAGAGAAGAAACAGAAGATTACGACTATCGGATGAATTTGACACATATTCAATCACTTTTGGTTGAGTATATGTCACAGGAAGAAAACTTTATTGATGGTTTAGTTAAACATCAGCCAAACTTGTTAGATTTAACTAGCGCTCAAGGGGCAGCTGTCTGTTTTGGCGACAACTTTACCTTAATTGGGGAAACTCCCAAAGAAGAAGATTTGGTTTTCTTGGTGCAGTGGTTAAAAAATAACGTCGAGGAAGAAGTCTTCTATACTGATTCTCTAGCTCAACTTTATCCAGATGCCGAAAGATATAAGAACGTTGCTAGTGGATTGTTGGCAATTCCCATTTCTCGCCGTAATTATGTGCTGTGGTTCCGTCCAGAAGTAATTCAAACTGTTAACTGGGGTGGTGATCCTCATAAAGCATTTGAGGTTAACCAGTCAGAAGGGAATGTACGCTTGTGTCCCCGTAAATCTTTTGAATTGTGGAAAGAGACAGTACGCCTCACCTCTCTATCTTGGCGATATGTAGAAATTAGAGCTGCATTAGAATTGCGCAAAGCCATTGTGAATATTGTCTTGCGTCAAGCAGATGAATTAGCACAATTAGCGCAAGATTTAGAACGTTCTAACGCTGAATTGAAAAAGTTTGCTTACGTAGCTTCCCATGATTTACAAGAACCTCTAAATCAAGTAGCAAATTACGTCCAGTTGTTAGAAATGCGCTATCAAAATGAGCTAGACGAAGATGCTAACGAATTTATCACCTATGCTGTTGAAGGTGTCAGCCTGATGCAGACCCTCATTGATGACGTTTTAGCATACTCTAAAGTAGATACTCAAGCGATCGCTTTTCAACTCACAGAAGTAGAAACAGCCTTAGAAAAAGCCCTGAGCAACCTACGTCAAAAAATTGCCGAAACAGGCGCAACAGTTACCCATGACCCCTTACCGACGGTGATGGCTGGCAGTACTCAACTCATGCAGCTATTCCAGAACCTGATTGCCAACGCGATTAAGTTCCGGAGTGAACAACCACCCCAGATTCATGTTGGTGCAGAAAGACTAGAAGATGAGTGGTTATTCTCAGTCCAAGATAATGGTATCGGCATTGACCCACAATTTAGCGATCGCATTTTCGTCATCTTCCAACGCCTGCACACACGAGACGAGTACGCTGGTACAGGTATGGGGTTAGCCATCTGTAAAAAAATTATCGAGTGCCACCGGGGGCGAATCTGGGTAGAATCCCAACTCGGTCAAGGTGCAACCTTCTACTTTACAATCCCAGTTGGAGGACGTGAGCGTGAGCGTCGAAACGGCAGAAAAACACAAAACAATCTTTTTAGTGGAAGATAA
- a CDS encoding type II toxin-antitoxin system RelE/ParE family toxin: protein MKVFWTETAVNHLSSIYTYISQNSPQYAERLVERLTQRSEQIAQFPFSGRIVPEFETKQIREVIEGSYRIIYYIKSDQIDILAVLHGSQQIESMIDET from the coding sequence TTGAAAGTTTTTTGGACAGAAACAGCCGTTAATCATTTATCCTCGATTTATACCTATATATCTCAAAATTCTCCTCAGTATGCTGAAAGACTTGTTGAACGATTAACTCAACGCTCTGAGCAAATCGCTCAATTTCCATTTTCGGGTCGAATTGTCCCAGAATTTGAAACTAAGCAGATTAGAGAAGTTATTGAAGGCTCTTACCGCATTATTTATTACATTAAGTCTGATCAAATTGATATTCTTGCCGTGCTTCATGGTTCTCAACAAATTGAATCTATGATTGATGAAACATAA
- the devC gene encoding ABC transporter permease DevC: MNLKKIPLSWLQLTREKTRLAVALAGIAFADILMFMQLGFRDALYFSNVRLHTSLQGDIVLINKQSNAVLAMKSFSQRRLYKALELSSVQSVHPIYLDYTSWKNPDTGKTRSILVFGINPETSIFDLQGLSENIEKLKLPDTVLFDRSSRQEYGTIAADFDQGKNITAEVRRRRIKVVGLFTLGASFGADGNLITSDVNFLRLFSTRQGGLIDIGLIRLKPGYNANTVAQELRSYLPQDVNVLTKQEFIDFERHYWASSTAIGFIFTLGTIMGFIVGTVIVYQILYTEVADHLSEYATLKAIGYTHKYLLTVILQEALLLACLGYMPGWVFAMFMYQTARQATLLPVFMSYDRAISVLILTIIMCIVSGTIAVRKLRSADPADIF, translated from the coding sequence ATGAATCTTAAAAAAATACCTCTGTCTTGGCTACAACTGACACGAGAAAAAACTCGCCTAGCTGTGGCTCTTGCCGGGATTGCCTTTGCTGATATCCTCATGTTTATGCAGCTTGGTTTCCGTGATGCTCTTTATTTTAGTAATGTCAGATTACACACCAGTTTGCAAGGAGATATTGTTTTAATTAATAAACAATCTAATGCTGTACTGGCGATGAAAAGCTTTTCTCAACGGCGGTTGTATAAAGCTTTGGAATTATCATCAGTACAATCTGTACACCCAATATATTTAGATTATACCAGTTGGAAAAATCCTGATACTGGTAAAACTCGGAGTATCTTAGTTTTTGGGATTAATCCAGAAACTAGTATATTTGATTTACAAGGATTGTCCGAAAATATAGAGAAACTGAAACTCCCTGATACTGTTTTATTTGACCGTTCTTCAAGACAAGAATATGGCACGATCGCAGCAGATTTTGATCAAGGGAAAAATATCACAGCAGAAGTCCGCCGGAGACGCATCAAAGTTGTCGGTTTGTTTACTTTAGGCGCATCTTTTGGCGCAGATGGTAATTTAATTACTAGTGATGTTAACTTCCTCAGGCTATTTTCTACCAGACAAGGAGGATTAATTGATATTGGTTTGATTAGATTAAAACCAGGATATAACGCCAATACTGTTGCTCAAGAATTGCGGAGTTATTTACCGCAAGATGTGAATGTTTTAACGAAACAAGAATTTATTGATTTTGAACGCCATTACTGGGCAAGTAGTACGGCGATCGGCTTTATTTTTACCTTAGGAACAATCATGGGTTTTATCGTCGGGACTGTAATTGTTTATCAAATTCTCTATACTGAAGTTGCTGACCATTTATCAGAATACGCTACTTTAAAAGCCATCGGTTATACACATAAATATTTATTGACAGTAATTTTACAAGAGGCATTATTATTAGCTTGTTTGGGTTATATGCCTGGATGGGTTTTTGCTATGTTTATGTATCAAACTGCTAGACAAGCTACATTGCTCCCAGTTTTTATGAGCTATGATCGCGCTATCTCAGTTCTAATTCTGACGATAATTATGTGTATTGTTTCCGGCACGATCGCTGTACGTAAATTGCGCTCTGCTGACCCAGCAGATATTTTCTAA
- a CDS encoding response regulator, whose translation MSVETAEKHKTIFLVEDNKADIRLIQEAFKNSLIPHQVVTVRDGMDAMAYLRQEGEYTHALRPDLILLDLNLPRKDGREVLAEIKADPTLKRIPVVVLTTSRNEDDIFHSYNLHVNCYITKSRNLTQLFQIVKGIEEFWLSTVTLPPE comes from the coding sequence GTGAGCGTCGAAACGGCAGAAAAACACAAAACAATCTTTTTAGTGGAAGATAACAAAGCTGATATCCGCCTAATCCAAGAAGCATTTAAAAATAGCCTAATACCACATCAAGTGGTTACAGTTAGGGATGGTATGGACGCGATGGCCTATCTTCGCCAAGAAGGTGAATATACCCATGCTCTGCGTCCAGACTTAATCTTATTGGATTTAAACTTGCCCAGAAAAGATGGTCGAGAAGTCTTAGCGGAAATAAAAGCCGATCCCACACTCAAACGCATTCCGGTAGTTGTGCTGACTACCTCCCGCAACGAAGACGACATCTTCCACAGCTACAACTTGCACGTCAACTGCTACATCACCAAATCCCGCAACCTCACTCAGCTATTTCAAATAGTCAAAGGCATAGAGGAGTTTTGGTTATCCACCGTCACTTTGCCACCGGAGTGA
- a CDS encoding DevA family ABC transporter ATP-binding protein: MRQEPVIAISNLNHYYGKGALRRQILFDINLEIYPGEIVIMTGPSGSGKTTLLSLIGGLRSVQEGSLQFLGVELSGASQSKLVQIRRSIGYIFQAHNLLGFLTARQNVQMAVELNDHVSQQEAIAKSQAMLQAVGLENRVDYYPDNLSGGQKQRIAIARALVNNPSLVLADEPTAALDKQSGRDVVEIMQRLAKDQGTAILLVTHDNRILDIADRIVEMEDGLLARDSQSAVISYDAGAWSEKP; encoded by the coding sequence ATGAGACAAGAACCTGTAATTGCCATTAGCAACCTTAACCATTACTATGGCAAAGGCGCACTCAGAAGACAAATTTTATTTGATATTAACCTAGAAATTTATCCTGGCGAAATTGTGATTATGACTGGGCCTTCAGGTTCAGGAAAAACTACATTACTCAGTTTGATTGGGGGTTTACGTTCAGTACAAGAGGGAAGTTTGCAATTTTTAGGTGTTGAGCTATCAGGCGCGAGTCAAAGTAAACTAGTACAAATTCGCCGCAGTATTGGCTATATTTTTCAGGCTCACAACTTGCTAGGATTCTTAACAGCACGGCAAAATGTCCAGATGGCAGTAGAATTAAATGATCATGTTTCCCAACAAGAAGCGATCGCCAAATCACAAGCCATGCTACAAGCGGTAGGTTTAGAAAACCGCGTCGATTACTACCCTGATAACCTTTCTGGGGGACAAAAACAAAGAATAGCGATCGCTCGCGCCCTAGTCAACAACCCCTCACTAGTACTAGCCGACGAACCAACCGCAGCTTTGGACAAACAATCAGGACGCGATGTGGTAGAAATTATGCAGCGTCTCGCCAAAGACCAAGGCACTGCTATCTTGTTAGTTACCCATGACAACCGTATCCTAGACATAGCCGATCGCATCGTCGAAATGGAAGATGGGCTTTTAGCGCGTGATTCTCAAAGTGCAGTTATCAGCTACGATGCAGGCGCTTGGAGCGAGAAACCATAA
- a CDS encoding hybrid sensor histidine kinase/response regulator — MAGISLKILLIEDNLAEARLLQEYLRQADSHQFILVHVKRLQEAVNELSHGSYDVILLDLTLPDSQGLSSLPVLISRAPSVPIVVLTNTNDEDLAIAAVRQGAQDYLVKRQVNVQVLVRSVCYAIERKQALEMLRTSNLLLEHRVEERTAELVKAQEINQFKSEFVSMLSHDIRNPLNTILLAAGLLQNNEDRLSTEKKHSHLQMIRAAIKNMAQMLDEVSFIGKADAGKLQCELIAIDLVAFCRQLVEEAQLTIGEKHLTVVFTHTGTANEVLLDETLLRHILGNLLGNAIKYSLPGGRVNFELTAQENAVMFRIQDWGIGISPEDQKQIFQPFHRGENVGGIAGTGLGLAIVKKCVDAHGGEIIVNSEAGMGTTFTVILPLL; from the coding sequence ATGGCTGGAATCTCGTTGAAAATTTTATTAATTGAGGACAATCTAGCAGAAGCTAGGTTATTACAAGAATATTTGCGTCAAGCTGATTCCCATCAATTTATTCTGGTTCATGTGAAGCGACTCCAGGAAGCAGTTAACGAACTCAGTCATGGCAGCTATGATGTGATTTTGTTAGACCTGACCCTACCCGATAGTCAGGGGTTGTCATCTCTGCCTGTGTTGATCAGTCGCGCCCCTAGTGTACCAATTGTAGTGCTGACAAACACGAACGATGAAGATTTAGCGATCGCCGCAGTTCGACAAGGGGCGCAAGATTATCTAGTCAAGCGACAGGTAAATGTCCAAGTCTTAGTTCGCTCTGTATGTTATGCCATTGAGCGCAAGCAAGCTTTGGAAATGTTGCGTACCAGTAATCTACTTCTCGAACACCGAGTTGAAGAACGGACTGCTGAACTGGTGAAAGCACAAGAAATCAATCAGTTTAAATCTGAGTTTGTCTCAATGCTTTCTCATGACATCCGTAATCCTTTGAATACGATCCTCTTGGCAGCTGGGTTACTGCAAAACAACGAAGACAGATTAAGCACCGAGAAAAAACACTCTCACTTACAGATGATTCGTGCTGCCATCAAAAATATGGCACAGATGTTAGATGAAGTGTCATTCATCGGTAAAGCTGATGCTGGCAAGCTGCAATGTGAACTTATCGCCATCGATTTAGTAGCCTTTTGTCGCCAACTAGTCGAAGAAGCTCAATTAACTATAGGAGAAAAGCACTTAACCGTAGTTTTCACCCATACAGGCACAGCCAATGAGGTGTTACTAGATGAAACCCTCCTGCGACACATTCTAGGTAATTTGCTCGGCAATGCCATTAAGTATTCATTACCAGGTGGGAGAGTCAACTTTGAATTAACTGCTCAAGAAAATGCGGTGATGTTTAGGATTCAAGATTGGGGAATCGGTATTTCTCCAGAAGACCAAAAGCAAATATTTCAGCCTTTCCATCGCGGCGAAAATGTTGGTGGTATCGCCGGCACCGGTTTAGGACTGGCAATTGTCAAAAAATGTGTTGATGCCCACGGTGGCGAGATTATAGTTAACAGTGAAGCAGGGATGGGTACAACTTTTACTGTCATCTTACCGTTGCTGTAA
- a CDS encoding pentapeptide repeat-containing protein has translation MKLNVIAALTILASFGLAQQALALNQRDVEQLKASGICPRCDLSGANLSQLDLSKVNLRQANLKGAILSQTNLTDADLTGTNLESANLESANLTRTSLLGANLKSASLVNADLSYAGFIGANLLAANLKGAKINYTNFRGANFQLTTLDNGSVTYDKPYIWSLQEGQEQKKE, from the coding sequence ATGAAACTCAATGTAATTGCTGCTTTGACTATTCTAGCTTCTTTCGGGTTGGCACAGCAAGCATTAGCCCTAAATCAAAGAGATGTAGAGCAATTGAAAGCCTCTGGTATTTGTCCTCGGTGCGATTTGAGTGGTGCTAATCTCTCACAACTGGATTTATCGAAGGTAAATCTGCGACAAGCCAACCTCAAAGGAGCAATTTTATCCCAAACGAATCTTACCGATGCAGACCTAACAGGCACTAACCTAGAATCAGCAAACCTAGAATCCGCAAACTTAACTCGTACTTCCTTATTAGGCGCAAATCTCAAATCAGCATCACTAGTCAACGCAGACCTATCTTACGCTGGTTTCATCGGCGCAAATTTACTAGCCGCCAACTTGAAAGGCGCTAAAATCAACTACACAAATTTTCGCGGGGCTAACTTCCAATTAACAACCCTAGATAACGGTAGCGTTACCTACGACAAACCCTACATTTGGTCATTGCAAGAAGGGCAAGAGCAGAAGAAGGAGTGA
- a CDS encoding type II toxin-antitoxin system VapC family toxin: MNPDAANAIRKLRSRGEQLHIVPQNLIEFWCVYTRPIERNGLGRSVTEAQAEVKRLKELFPLLLDTEAIYQEWERLVIAYGIRGINVHDARLVAAMLVHGLTHILTFNVSDFARYSEITAVNPKFEN; this comes from the coding sequence ATGAACCCGGATGCAGCTAATGCTATTAGAAAGCTACGCAGTCGCGGCGAACAGTTGCATATCGTACCGCAAAACTTGATTGAATTTTGGTGCGTTTACACACGCCCAATTGAGCGAAATGGTTTAGGACGTAGTGTAACAGAAGCACAAGCAGAAGTGAAACGTTTAAAAGAGTTGTTTCCATTGTTGCTAGATACTGAGGCAATTTACCAGGAATGGGAAAGGCTGGTTATTGCTTATGGAATTAGAGGAATAAATGTACACGATGCACGACTGGTTGCAGCAATGCTTGTGCATGGCTTAACTCATATCCTGACATTTAACGTTAGTGATTTCGCCCGTTACTCGGAAATTACTGCCGTTAATCCCAAATTTGAGAATTAA
- a CDS encoding phycocyanobilin:ferredoxin oxidoreductase, with protein MSLTSMPSLREQQHSLIRQLADCIEAVWNQHLDLSPYHLPAELGYVEGRLEGEKLTIENRCYQAPQFRKMHLELAKVGNMLDILHCVMFPRPEYDLPMFGCDLVGGRGQISAAIADLSPVHLDRTLPASYNSALTTLKTLEFSQPRELPEWGNIFSDFCIFVRPSSPEEETLFLGRVREFLEIHCQNAIAATPVSPEQQQQILAGQHNYCTKQQQNDKTRRVLEKAFGADWAENYMTTVLFDLAA; from the coding sequence ATGTCACTTACTTCCATGCCCTCATTGCGTGAGCAACAACATTCCCTGATTCGGCAACTAGCTGACTGTATTGAAGCAGTCTGGAATCAGCATTTGGATTTGTCGCCTTATCACTTGCCTGCTGAGTTGGGGTATGTGGAAGGGAGATTAGAGGGAGAGAAACTGACGATTGAGAACCGTTGCTATCAAGCACCCCAGTTTCGCAAGATGCACTTGGAACTGGCTAAGGTGGGAAATATGTTGGATATTTTGCATTGTGTGATGTTTCCCCGTCCAGAATATGACCTACCCATGTTTGGTTGTGATTTAGTTGGAGGTAGGGGTCAAATTAGTGCAGCGATCGCTGATTTATCTCCTGTACATTTAGATCGTACCTTGCCCGCATCCTATAATTCTGCCCTGACAACTCTGAAAACCCTGGAATTTTCCCAACCCAGAGAATTACCAGAATGGGGAAATATCTTCTCAGATTTCTGTATTTTCGTCCGTCCTAGTTCCCCAGAAGAAGAAACCCTATTTTTAGGACGTGTGCGGGAATTTTTAGAGATTCATTGTCAAAATGCGATCGCTGCTACTCCTGTTTCTCCTGAACAACAGCAACAAATTCTCGCCGGACAACACAATTACTGTACCAAACAGCAACAAAACGATAAAACCCGGCGTGTCCTAGAAAAAGCCTTCGGTGCAGATTGGGCAGAAAATTACATGACAACGGTGTTGTTTGATTTAGCTGCATAA